Below is a genomic region from Erigeron canadensis isolate Cc75 chromosome 7, C_canadensis_v1, whole genome shotgun sequence.
tctgatagaataattgttaatatttatcgaataatataataactaatatatatccaataatatgttctattatatatatataattaaataaataaaaataaattatatctaATGTagatatattaagattttaatagtaattgtattattttaattctaaattttttattatactaaagcatagttgctctaataacttatcgaccaatcatatCTCTTGatttttaatgttgactttaatttacacttttttctttttatcacaaatttaaattttctacccaatagttttaatataataaataaataataatagctaatatatatctaataaaataatagctaatatttatccaataaaataataactaatatatatttaactaaataataactaatatatatccaataatatgttctattatataaacataaaattaattaattaaatctaaataaaatttaacctAAATATATTACGATTTAAGAGTAATTGTACTAACATTTTTATTGAAGTggaataaaacaaataaaatgatagtgacctattatgattttttaatgttcaaatatcGCTAAGTATCTCACAACTTACAACTTTGATtgacatattatattttgtaatattcacaTATCGCAAAGCATGTCACAGTAAACAACTTCGATacacatatttttaaaatttatttgaatataaaaCATGAAGTGTTGATATGTAGATTAATTTTTTACTACTCAATatagtatattaaattttaaatataataaattaactctAACATTGATAATGCCATAAGTCCGTATATTAGACACaggcctaaaatctagttttaatctctatatatatactaaaagacaattgaacttttatttaattaataaaaaacaaataactaaaataattatttttacaatgttattaaaattggttttcACACACGAATTGTACATTGCGATATATCGAGTTAAGTTGAGAAGGagctttaaggtgttaatatgtgacaaagatgagaagacaaaAAAGACTACAACAAATTTCTTCTATCTATAAAGAAGTCTTACAAATGATGAAGGAAGGTATATGCTTCCAATGtccttttattacattagttttctttttattagcttaacattcttgtcatttgaattgaatactTAATATCTATTagtaatgtcgtaagtctcgtgtccagtgttagacacgTGTCTAAAATCTATATACACTAAAAGTCAACTAATCTAACTTTAATTGACCAATCATAACTCTTgatatctcaaaattaattaaatcaaacaaAGTTCATCATTGTTTAATTGGTATCTGATGACCGCTTGCTGCAGCAATATAAACAAACACGTACACACTTTTCACTTTTTGTGTCGCAAGTAAATACGTGGTTATAAATAGAGGCTTTATTATGAGACTCTCCGATCAAAAGTACATCTTTTCTGTTTCTTCCAACTAGCTTAGTTAATTACCTGcattttgtcatatatatatatatatatatatatcagatcgACCAAGTGTACGTAATAATGTCTATTATCAAGATTGAAAAACAATCCACCAAAATCATTAAACCATTTGTTCCAACTGTTCCAACACTCAGGCATTACAAGCTAGGTTTTATTGAAAACTTCTTTGCTTTTTTAAAGGTTGAAgttgttcttttcttttccccAAGCAAACACAACAATCCAAACCAGTTTGTTGCCCGTCAGCTAGAGAAATCGCTCGAGAAAACCTTAACACAATTCTACCCTCTTGCTGGTAGATATATCGAAGAAAACCACGTCGTTGATTGCAACGACCAAGGTGTGGAGTTTATATGTGCCAAAGTTAACACCACCCTTCAAGATTTTCTTTCTTACAAAGAAAATAATACGATGATCACCGATGAATTCATCCCAAAAAGCAATGATCATGACGGCTTATTACTTGCGACTCAAGTTACCATGTTTGAGTGCGGTTCGATAGCAATAGGTGTATGTGCTACACATATGCTTTTTGATGCCTCCACTCTATGTACATTTATACACGAATGGGCTGTCATGAACCGCAGAGAAATTAGTACTAAAACCGATCAATTGATCACAGGAGGAGCTGCAGGTTTAAGCTCCTCCTGCGTGTTGTATCCTGCTCGTGGTTTAAGTCCCATTCCAATAATGAGTGGTGACGTGCTAAGCAAGTATACTAGAAAGAAAGTTTCATTTAGTGAGAGTGTGATATCTCAAATAAAAGCAAAGGGAAAAAATAGTACCCATAAATGGTCAAAGGTTCAATTGGTAGCGGCAATTATATGGAA
It encodes:
- the LOC122608671 gene encoding pelargonidin 3-O-(6-caffeoylglucoside) 5-O-(6-O-malonylglucoside) 4'''-malonyltransferase-like, with product MSIIKIEKQSTKIIKPFVPTVPTLRHYKLGFIENFFAFLKVEVVLFFSPSKHNNPNQFVARQLEKSLEKTLTQFYPLAGRYIEENHVVDCNDQGVEFICAKVNTTLQDFLSYKENNTMITDEFIPKSNDHDGLLLATQVTMFECGSIAIGVCATHMLFDASTLCTFIHEWAVMNRREISTKTDQLITGGAAGLSSSCVLYPARGLSPIPIMSGDVLSKYTRKKVSFSESVISQIKAKGKNSTHKWSKVQLVAAIIWKAFICVDQKIYNYLRASVIIQAINLREKMASLIPKDSCGNMIGVFGTEAVAA